A window of the Flavobacterium sangjuense genome harbors these coding sequences:
- a CDS encoding GNAT family N-acetyltransferase produces MIVRKSESSDKSAMIDLLKLSLGEGILKKSEQVWNYKHEQNPFGASYVLLGFEETVLIGIRAFMQWRWQKGEQIWTAYRAVDTATHPNHQGKGIFKKLTLQALDDVAQKSECFIFNTPNEKSRPGYLKMGWEIIEAIPIAIVPVPFYAISNLFSQKLEVEHIISPSRLDEICTFHNNRLSKKNGIFTPKSAAYLKWRYEDNPMQDYTVFSNDDWYLALYCKKHRFFNELRIGDIISANPSLDCRLIRKTIMQFAFKNKCLIVTVADKSLFGLRFFGKFGPKLTFKPLTKDTVFIKSAMDIKNWNYNLGDLELF; encoded by the coding sequence ATGATTGTTAGAAAATCAGAATCCTCGGATAAATCAGCTATGATTGACTTGCTCAAATTGAGTTTGGGTGAAGGCATTTTAAAAAAATCTGAACAAGTTTGGAATTATAAGCATGAACAAAATCCTTTTGGTGCTTCCTATGTTTTACTTGGTTTCGAAGAAACGGTATTGATTGGAATAAGAGCTTTTATGCAATGGCGTTGGCAAAAAGGAGAACAGATTTGGACAGCGTATCGAGCGGTTGATACAGCCACTCATCCTAATCACCAAGGAAAAGGAATCTTTAAAAAGTTAACTTTACAAGCCTTGGACGATGTAGCTCAAAAAAGTGAGTGTTTTATTTTTAATACACCCAATGAGAAAAGTAGGCCTGGTTATCTGAAAATGGGTTGGGAAATTATTGAAGCTATTCCAATTGCGATAGTGCCGGTTCCATTCTATGCTATTTCGAATTTATTTTCCCAAAAATTAGAAGTAGAACATATTATTTCTCCATCCAGATTGGATGAGATTTGTACATTTCATAATAACAGATTATCAAAAAAAAATGGCATCTTTACACCTAAATCAGCAGCCTATTTAAAATGGAGGTATGAAGATAATCCGATGCAGGATTATACTGTTTTTTCTAATGATGATTGGTATTTGGCTCTCTATTGCAAAAAGCATCGTTTTTTTAATGAACTTAGAATAGGGGATATAATCAGTGCTAATCCTTCTTTAGATTGCCGTTTGATACGAAAAACGATTATGCAATTTGCTTTCAAGAATAAGTGTTTGATAGTCACAGTAGCCGATAAAAGTTTGTTTGGACTTCGATTTTTCGGTAAGTTCGGACCAAAACTCACGTTCAAACCTTTAACAAAAGATACAGTATTTATTAAGAGTGCTATGGATATTAAAAATTGGAACTATAACTTAGGTGATTTAGAATTGTTTTAG
- a CDS encoding glycosyltransferase family 4 protein produces MEKPKLIRITTVPLSLDKLLSGQLNYMNSFYEVIAISSEKEYLERVGEKEKVQTFHLEMSRKITPIQDFLAVIKLYRFLKVNKPLIVHTHTPKAGIVGMLASKLAGIPYRFHTVAGLPLLETKGFKRTLLDFVEKLTYSCATKVYPNSHGLSDIILKNNYCSNAKLKVIANGSSNGIDTAYFNPDLFSKIQNLELKAALSISTSDFVFVFVGRLVADKGINEMVAAFKLVNEKYPNAKLLLVGDYESDLDPLSPLTLDQIKANDAIITVGFQSDVRPYLAVAHALVFPSYREGFPNVVMQSGAMGLPSIVSNINGCNEIIVEGQNGTIIPVKNTHAIIEKMEKLIDDSAYYTSLKNNARRMIVERYEQKVVWSAIIEEYRSQKI; encoded by the coding sequence ATGGAAAAACCCAAACTCATACGAATAACGACTGTTCCACTTTCTTTAGATAAATTATTGTCGGGGCAATTGAATTATATGAATTCTTTCTACGAAGTAATTGCCATTTCCTCTGAAAAAGAATATTTAGAGAGAGTTGGCGAAAAAGAAAAAGTGCAAACTTTTCATCTTGAAATGTCCAGAAAAATAACGCCAATTCAAGATTTTCTGGCGGTTATTAAACTGTATCGTTTTTTGAAAGTAAATAAACCTCTGATAGTTCACACACATACACCAAAAGCAGGAATCGTTGGAATGTTAGCGTCAAAACTAGCTGGCATACCCTATAGATTTCATACTGTAGCCGGATTACCCTTACTTGAAACCAAAGGATTTAAAAGAACGCTTTTAGATTTTGTGGAAAAACTAACCTACAGCTGCGCTACCAAAGTGTATCCCAATTCACATGGATTATCAGACATTATATTAAAAAACAACTATTGTTCAAACGCCAAATTGAAAGTAATTGCTAACGGAAGTTCTAACGGTATCGATACAGCTTATTTTAATCCAGACCTGTTTTCTAAGATTCAAAATTTGGAGCTAAAAGCAGCCTTGTCTATTTCAACTTCCGATTTTGTATTTGTATTTGTTGGTAGATTGGTGGCCGATAAAGGAATCAACGAAATGGTAGCCGCTTTCAAATTAGTAAATGAAAAATATCCGAATGCAAAGCTACTTTTAGTAGGAGATTATGAATCCGATTTAGATCCGTTATCACCTTTGACATTAGATCAAATTAAAGCTAATGATGCTATCATAACAGTTGGTTTTCAAAGCGATGTTCGTCCTTATCTGGCTGTTGCACATGCTTTGGTTTTTCCAAGTTATCGTGAAGGATTTCCCAATGTAGTGATGCAATCCGGGGCAATGGGTTTACCGTCAATAGTGTCGAATATCAATGGCTGCAATGAAATTATTGTTGAAGGCCAAAACGGAACCATTATTCCGGTTAAAAATACTCATGCTATTATTGAGAAAATGGAAAAGCTAATTGATGACTCAGCATATTATACCTCGTTAAAAAATAATGCCAGAAGAATGATTGTTGAGCGTTATGAACAGAAAGTTGTTTGGTCCGCCATTATCGAAGAATACAGAAGTCAAAAAATATAG
- a CDS encoding glycosyltransferase yields MGKIKIVYIIDTLQTGGAEKSLVDIAINNNYFDCVFITIYKGDFLVKILEAHNIKVYSLNIATRYSFSEAVDKLIPLLHEINPDVIHSTLFRSDIIARRLKKHFKIPLINSFVNNSYTNDRYSKLSLTAKLKLYLVQCYDMITAQKVDCFISNSETIKLSNAKALRINLDKIKVIYRGRNSILFDNISADVVKQLKIKLQLEGKTVFLNVSRLLDRKGQLDLITAFREVNKINPETVLLIAGEGSYRSELETAINEFGLEKSVLLLGNREDIPVLLKMADFFVFPSYYEGLPGALIEAMMAEKIIICSDIPENKECATINEVIFFSKGDIGDLKLKMREVIMNAEQYSDKGKAAKQLANQKFDINKVVEYYHQTYNELIQSHSK; encoded by the coding sequence ATGGGTAAAATTAAAATCGTTTATATAATAGATACTTTGCAAACGGGAGGAGCAGAGAAAAGCTTGGTGGATATTGCCATTAATAACAACTATTTTGATTGTGTTTTTATTACAATTTACAAGGGCGATTTTTTGGTTAAAATTCTCGAAGCACATAATATAAAAGTGTATTCTCTAAATATTGCTACTCGTTATTCTTTTTCTGAAGCGGTGGATAAATTAATTCCGTTACTACATGAAATCAACCCAGATGTAATACATTCAACCTTATTCCGGTCAGATATAATAGCACGTAGGTTAAAGAAACATTTTAAAATCCCTTTGATTAATAGTTTTGTAAATAACTCCTATACTAATGATCGATATTCCAAATTATCATTGACCGCAAAGCTGAAATTATATTTGGTTCAATGTTATGATATGATTACCGCCCAAAAGGTAGATTGTTTTATTTCTAATTCAGAAACTATTAAACTCTCTAACGCAAAGGCACTAAGAATTAATCTGGATAAAATAAAAGTAATTTACAGGGGAAGAAATTCTATTCTTTTTGATAATATTTCTGCAGATGTGGTTAAACAACTTAAAATCAAGCTTCAATTGGAGGGTAAAACTGTTTTTTTGAATGTCAGTAGACTACTCGACAGAAAAGGTCAGTTGGATTTGATTACTGCTTTTAGAGAGGTAAACAAGATAAATCCAGAGACAGTGTTGCTAATTGCCGGAGAAGGTAGTTATCGTTCTGAACTAGAAACCGCCATAAATGAATTTGGTTTAGAAAAGAGTGTTTTGCTTTTAGGAAATAGGGAGGATATTCCTGTTTTGTTGAAAATGGCAGATTTTTTTGTTTTTCCTAGTTATTATGAAGGATTGCCAGGAGCCTTAATTGAAGCGATGATGGCTGAAAAAATAATTATTTGCTCAGATATTCCGGAAAATAAAGAATGTGCAACAATAAATGAAGTAATTTTTTTTAGCAAAGGCGATATCGGAGATTTAAAGCTGAAAATGAGAGAAGTGATTATGAATGCTGAACAGTATTCTGATAAAGGAAAAGCAGCAAAACAATTAGCAAATCAAAAATTTGATATAAACAAAGTGGTAGAATACTATCATCAGACCTACAATGAACTAATTCAATCACATTCAAAATGA
- a CDS encoding polysaccharide deacetylase family protein — translation MKKGALVISLDFELVWGIFDHIQINDKVAYFDNTLAAIPQMLALFEKNNINVTWATVGMLFNENWDEWNANIPAVIPSYDNQNLNPYNYGLQHQKSGFDRFFFAPNLIKEINSVKGQEIGTHTYSHYYCLEKGQTIEQFDADLAQAIKMAKNFSVDLRSLVFPRNQYNSAYLDICSKHQIETVRTNPDSWYWDTTKSETFVSKLARTGDAYLPIGKKSYSKDSISNDKVIGQSASRFLRPQHQFEFLNSTRLARIKNEILHAAKNGEVYHLWWHPHNFGIATDEAIKTLKAIISVFNQCRDEYGMESLTMKQLSDARSAI, via the coding sequence ATGAAAAAAGGAGCTTTAGTAATCTCACTTGATTTTGAATTGGTATGGGGCATTTTTGACCATATCCAAATTAATGATAAAGTAGCTTATTTTGATAACACTTTAGCTGCTATTCCTCAAATGCTGGCACTCTTTGAAAAGAATAATATTAATGTAACCTGGGCTACGGTAGGAATGCTTTTTAACGAAAACTGGGATGAATGGAATGCCAATATACCGGCAGTTATTCCAAGCTATGATAATCAAAATTTAAATCCATATAATTATGGATTGCAACATCAAAAAAGTGGATTCGATCGATTTTTTTTTGCTCCCAATCTGATTAAAGAAATCAATAGTGTCAAAGGACAGGAAATTGGAACGCATACCTATTCCCATTATTATTGTTTAGAGAAAGGGCAAACGATTGAACAGTTTGATGCTGATTTGGCGCAGGCCATAAAAATGGCAAAAAATTTTAGTGTTGACTTGCGTTCACTAGTTTTTCCAAGAAATCAATACAATAGTGCGTATTTGGATATTTGCTCAAAACATCAAATAGAAACCGTTAGAACCAACCCAGATTCCTGGTATTGGGATACTACAAAATCGGAAACCTTTGTTTCAAAATTAGCCCGTACCGGTGATGCCTATTTGCCAATTGGAAAAAAATCATATTCAAAAGATTCGATATCAAATGATAAAGTCATTGGTCAGTCAGCAAGTCGATTTTTAAGACCACAACACCAATTTGAGTTTTTAAATAGCACAAGGTTGGCCCGAATTAAAAATGAAATACTTCATGCTGCCAAAAACGGAGAAGTCTATCATTTATGGTGGCATCCGCACAATTTTGGTATAGCTACTGATGAAGCCATTAAAACTTTGAAAGCTATTATAAGTGTTTTTAATCAGTGTAGAGATGAGTATGGTATGGAAAGTCTGACCATGAAACAACTTAGTGACGCACGTTCGGCGATTTAA
- a CDS encoding glycosyltransferase — protein sequence MGKIKVLHIIKSLGRGGAEMLLPETLKVHDTSMFEFHYIYFLPWKNQMVEAIENSGGKVTCFAAKNNIQLIFQYPKIVKYCKENEIQLIHAHLPWAGFVSRLVHRLTKIPTLYTEHNLQERYHFVTRYLNQFSFNSQTLAIGVSEDVTQSIQKKIAPSIQVKTILNGVNTESFKRNTQTEGKDIRQLFQIQNDDFVVGTVAVFRFQKRLDKWLEIMSVAIAKNPKIKGIIVGAGPLEEEFKAKHQELHLEGKVFFAGLQTNVKPYYDAMDVFMMSSSFEGLPIALLEAMSMECAIVSTDAGGIKEVIRSNEDGLIVAVDRWQLLSDSVLALSQDNQKLALYQSNARKRAVDSFSINAMVKELESYYSTYSL from the coding sequence ATGGGAAAAATTAAAGTACTCCATATCATAAAATCTTTAGGCCGTGGTGGTGCAGAAATGTTACTGCCCGAAACCTTGAAAGTGCATGATACTTCTATGTTTGAGTTTCATTATATTTATTTTTTGCCCTGGAAAAATCAAATGGTTGAAGCCATAGAAAATTCTGGTGGGAAAGTAACTTGTTTTGCTGCTAAAAATAATATTCAATTGATTTTTCAATATCCCAAGATTGTAAAATATTGTAAAGAAAATGAGATTCAACTCATACATGCTCATTTGCCTTGGGCAGGATTTGTGAGCCGACTGGTTCATCGATTAACCAAAATCCCAACCTTATATACTGAACACAATCTTCAAGAGCGGTATCATTTTGTAACCCGTTATCTCAATCAATTTAGTTTTAATTCTCAAACATTGGCTATAGGTGTTTCTGAAGATGTTACTCAGTCTATTCAAAAAAAAATTGCGCCTTCCATACAGGTAAAAACTATTTTGAATGGTGTGAATACAGAAAGTTTTAAGCGAAATACACAAACAGAAGGAAAAGATATACGACAATTGTTTCAAATCCAAAATGATGATTTTGTTGTTGGAACCGTTGCTGTTTTCAGATTTCAAAAACGCTTGGATAAATGGCTCGAAATCATGTCGGTCGCCATCGCTAAAAACCCAAAGATTAAAGGTATTATTGTTGGTGCCGGACCTTTAGAAGAAGAATTTAAAGCAAAACACCAAGAACTTCACCTAGAAGGGAAAGTTTTTTTTGCCGGTTTGCAAACCAATGTTAAACCCTATTATGATGCCATGGATGTTTTTATGATGTCATCATCTTTTGAAGGATTACCAATCGCTTTATTGGAAGCGATGAGCATGGAATGTGCTATTGTTTCTACGGATGCCGGTGGTATTAAAGAGGTTATTCGATCAAATGAGGACGGATTGATTGTAGCTGTTGACCGATGGCAATTACTTTCCGATTCTGTTTTGGCCTTGAGCCAGGACAATCAAAAACTTGCCTTATACCAATCTAATGCCCGAAAAAGAGCAGTAGATAGTTTTAGTATTAATGCTATGGTGAAAGAGTTAGAATCTTATTATTCAACTTATTCATTATGA
- a CDS encoding acetyltransferase, with protein sequence MENSITLYGASGHGKVIIDILNAVGVKIKSVIDDNPKSESILGIPVAKTSEYDMSSLGETIISIGNNKVRKKLSISLSANFAKAVHPSAVISPNSSIGEGTVVMARVAINPDVTIGKHCIINTNATVEHDALIADFVHICPGVSLAGDVTIGEGTQVGIGAAVIQGISIGKWVTIGAGAVILNDIPDYAVVVGNPGKIIKYNSINE encoded by the coding sequence ATGGAGAATAGCATAACCTTATATGGCGCAAGCGGACACGGAAAAGTGATTATCGATATACTGAATGCAGTAGGAGTAAAGATTAAATCTGTAATTGATGACAATCCAAAATCAGAATCTATTTTAGGGATTCCGGTTGCTAAAACCAGTGAGTATGATATGTCCTCTTTAGGGGAAACCATAATTTCTATTGGAAATAATAAAGTCAGAAAAAAGCTTTCTATATCTCTAAGCGCTAATTTTGCAAAAGCAGTGCATCCATCAGCAGTAATTTCTCCTAATTCAAGCATTGGGGAAGGAACTGTCGTCATGGCAAGAGTTGCGATAAATCCGGATGTGACTATCGGAAAACATTGTATTATCAATACTAATGCTACTGTTGAACACGATGCATTGATTGCCGATTTTGTGCATATTTGCCCAGGAGTTTCCCTTGCTGGGGATGTTACTATAGGCGAAGGTACTCAAGTTGGAATTGGAGCAGCAGTCATACAGGGAATTTCAATTGGGAAATGGGTTACCATTGGGGCAGGAGCAGTTATACTAAATGATATTCCGGATTATGCGGTTGTAGTAGGAAATCCGGGAAAAATAATAAAATACAATTCTATAAATGAATAA
- a CDS encoding glycosyltransferase family 4 protein yields MKILQIIQKPQFRGAEIFACQLSEQLQQLGHTVDVIFLSGSRREVLPFNNLNFLHLEADLTKRFWDFKAYKKLATIIKNGHYDIVQANASDTLKYAALSKFFYRWNQPLVFRNANKISDFLTSLPKKWINSFFINTTQLIASVSDLCKLDFQNQFPKYTKSVLSLPIGVSVESKPYSSWEEAKLSFTADQDIWIHVGSFVPEKNHMGLIEIFNEFSKKFNNQHLILIGSGKLYPSVLKYVEDNQITNIHFLGKRNDVTKILPLCEGLLLPSHIEGLPGVILEAMMSKIAVVAYNVGGVSEVVNEKTGYLINKNNKHSFVDAMINIKEKKTLEKIQNGFQLVKEEFSNEIIAKKFEVAYYNLLNGKN; encoded by the coding sequence ATGAAAATTCTACAAATTATTCAAAAACCTCAATTTCGAGGGGCCGAAATATTTGCTTGTCAGCTAAGTGAACAACTACAACAATTAGGACATACTGTAGATGTGATTTTTTTGTCAGGAAGTAGAAGGGAAGTTTTACCCTTTAATAATCTTAATTTTTTGCACTTAGAAGCCGATTTAACTAAAAGATTTTGGGATTTCAAAGCCTATAAGAAATTAGCAACTATTATAAAAAATGGTCACTATGATATAGTTCAAGCCAATGCATCAGATACCTTAAAATATGCCGCTCTATCTAAGTTTTTTTATAGGTGGAATCAGCCTTTGGTGTTTAGGAATGCTAATAAAATAAGTGACTTTCTTACCTCATTGCCCAAAAAATGGATAAATTCCTTTTTTATTAATACTACTCAATTAATCGCTTCTGTAAGTGATTTATGTAAATTAGATTTTCAAAACCAATTTCCCAAATATACTAAGTCAGTTTTATCTTTACCAATAGGTGTAAGTGTTGAAAGTAAGCCTTATTCTAGTTGGGAAGAAGCTAAGTTGAGTTTCACAGCTGACCAAGATATTTGGATTCATGTAGGCAGTTTTGTCCCAGAGAAAAATCATATGGGATTAATTGAAATTTTTAATGAATTCAGTAAAAAGTTTAACAATCAGCATTTAATTTTAATAGGAAGTGGTAAACTATACCCTTCTGTTTTGAAATATGTTGAAGATAATCAGATAACGAATATTCATTTCTTAGGAAAAAGAAATGATGTAACTAAGATTTTACCCTTATGTGAAGGTCTACTCTTGCCAAGCCATATAGAAGGATTGCCAGGTGTGATATTAGAAGCAATGATGTCTAAAATTGCTGTTGTAGCTTATAATGTAGGAGGTGTTTCTGAAGTAGTTAATGAAAAAACAGGTTATTTGATTAATAAAAACAATAAGCATTCTTTTGTTGATGCTATGATAAATATAAAAGAGAAAAAGACTCTTGAAAAGATTCAAAATGGATTTCAATTAGTAAAAGAAGAATTTTCAAATGAAATAATTGCAAAGAAATTTGAAGTTGCTTATTACAATTTGCTAAATGGGAAAAATTAA
- a CDS encoding sugar transferase, producing MYTRIVKPIADFFAALIGLILLSPLFLLITVLLFIANNGKPFFFQLRPGKNGKIFKIVKFKTMNDKKDSNGQLLSDAQRLTAVGSFVRKTSLDEMPQLINVLKCDMSLVGPRPLLTNYVHLYSDFQNRRHEVKPGITGWAQVNGRNAISWEKKFEYDVWYVEHISFILDMKILFKTVLKVIKSDGINAANAATIEPFNGE from the coding sequence ATGTATACAAGAATAGTAAAACCCATAGCCGATTTCTTCGCCGCTTTAATTGGTTTGATACTATTATCCCCTTTATTTCTACTAATTACCGTTTTACTCTTTATTGCTAATAATGGAAAACCGTTCTTTTTTCAATTGCGTCCCGGAAAGAATGGTAAGATTTTTAAAATTGTCAAGTTCAAAACCATGAACGACAAAAAAGATAGTAATGGGCAATTACTTTCTGACGCACAAAGGTTAACAGCAGTTGGGAGTTTTGTCCGCAAAACTTCTTTAGACGAAATGCCTCAATTAATTAATGTGTTGAAATGTGATATGAGTTTGGTTGGACCAAGACCTTTACTTACTAATTATGTGCATTTATATAGTGATTTTCAAAATCGGCGACATGAAGTCAAACCCGGAATTACCGGCTGGGCACAAGTAAATGGCAGAAATGCTATTTCCTGGGAGAAAAAATTTGAATATGATGTTTGGTATGTAGAACATATTTCTTTTATTTTGGATATGAAAATACTTTTTAAGACTGTCCTAAAAGTAATAAAAAGTGATGGTATTAATGCTGCTAATGCTGCTACAATTGAACCTTTTAATGGAGAATAG